A region of Granulicella sibirica DNA encodes the following proteins:
- the araA gene encoding L-arabinose isomerase has protein sequence MTKLKSLEVWFVTGSQHLYGPEALAQVAANARVVAESLAKEAAIPVTIVFKPVMKTADEIRGICREANNAETCIGLVLWMHTFSPAKMWIAGLQSLTKPFLHLHTQFNRELPYSSIDMDFMNLNQAAHGDREFGFITARLKLARKVVVGFWGDAETVSEIATWTRAAAGWHESQHLKVARFGDNMREVAVTEGNKVSAEAQFGFSVNGYGIGDLVARMNEVSDGEVDKLLSEYRDAYSIAKEHDRVDSLKVAAKIELGLRGFLDEGGFGAFTDTFQDLHGMDQLPGIATQRLMADGYGFGGEGDWKTAALVRIMKVMAQGMDGGTSFMEDYTYDFSGTPKVLGSHMLEICPTIAADKPTLEVHPLGIGGKADPVRLVFTAPSGAAVVASLVDMGNRFRMIVNEIDVVQPEQALPKLPVARAVWLPKPSLKVAAAAWIYAGGAHHTGFSQALTTEHIADWCEIAGIELIRIDAGTKIPEFRQMLRWEELAYSR, from the coding sequence ATGACGAAGCTGAAGAGTCTTGAGGTTTGGTTCGTGACGGGTAGCCAGCATCTGTATGGGCCCGAGGCGCTGGCGCAAGTGGCGGCTAATGCGCGGGTGGTGGCGGAGTCGCTGGCGAAGGAAGCGGCGATCCCGGTAACGATCGTGTTCAAGCCGGTGATGAAGACCGCGGACGAGATTCGCGGGATCTGCCGGGAAGCGAACAACGCCGAGACTTGCATCGGGCTGGTGCTTTGGATGCACACATTCTCACCAGCGAAGATGTGGATCGCCGGGCTGCAGTCGCTGACGAAACCGTTCCTGCATCTGCATACGCAGTTCAACCGGGAGCTTCCGTATTCGTCGATCGATATGGACTTCATGAACCTGAACCAGGCGGCGCATGGAGATCGGGAGTTCGGGTTCATTACGGCGCGGCTGAAGCTGGCTCGGAAGGTCGTGGTCGGGTTCTGGGGTGATGCGGAGACCGTTAGCGAGATCGCGACGTGGACGCGGGCGGCGGCGGGTTGGCACGAGTCGCAGCACTTGAAGGTCGCGCGGTTTGGCGACAATATGCGCGAGGTGGCGGTGACCGAGGGGAATAAGGTCTCGGCGGAGGCGCAGTTCGGGTTCAGCGTGAACGGGTACGGGATCGGCGACCTGGTTGCGCGGATGAACGAGGTCTCGGATGGCGAGGTGGATAAGCTCTTGAGCGAGTATCGCGACGCTTACTCAATTGCGAAGGAGCATGACCGGGTCGATTCGCTGAAGGTTGCGGCGAAGATCGAGTTGGGCTTGCGCGGGTTTCTGGATGAGGGCGGGTTTGGAGCGTTCACGGATACGTTCCAGGACCTGCATGGGATGGACCAGTTGCCGGGGATCGCGACACAGAGGCTGATGGCCGATGGGTACGGGTTTGGCGGGGAGGGCGACTGGAAGACGGCGGCGCTGGTGCGCATCATGAAAGTCATGGCGCAGGGGATGGATGGCGGCACCTCGTTTATGGAGGACTACACATATGACTTCAGCGGGACGCCCAAGGTGCTGGGGTCGCACATGCTGGAGATCTGTCCGACGATCGCGGCGGATAAGCCGACGCTCGAGGTGCATCCGTTGGGGATTGGCGGGAAGGCGGATCCGGTGAGGCTGGTGTTTACGGCTCCGAGCGGGGCTGCTGTCGTGGCTTCGTTGGTGGATATGGGGAACCGGTTCCGGATGATCGTGAACGAGATCGATGTCGTTCAACCGGAGCAGGCGCTTCCGAAGCTTCCGGTTGCGAGGGCGGTCTGGTTGCCGAAGCCTAGCCTCAAGGTAGCGGCGGCGGCGTGGATTTATGCGGGCGGGGCGCACCATACGGGGTTCAGCCAGGCGTTGACGACGGAGCATATTGCGGACTGGTGCGAGATTGCCGGGATTGAGCTGATCCGGATCGACGCGGGGACGAAGATTCCGGAGTTCCGGCAGATGCTGCGGTGGGAGGAGTTGGCTTACTCGAGGTAG
- a CDS encoding arabinan endo-1,5-alpha-L-arabinosidase: MAKRWLAAVLALGVLMSGTACRAEDPHVYALTGDAAGTHDPSIIKEGGTWYVFATGKAPGGGQFAVRCSTDLEKWTRCGQVFDAIPGWIHEKSPGTEELWAPDISYGNGEYRMYYAYSLFGKNTSGIALAVNKTLDSKSPEYKWVDKGLVLESKAEDNFNAIDPNFIRDEKGRGWLAFGSFWDGIKMRRLDDATGLVSKEDGTVYALARRAMPPGAAPAPPGLPPDWEAVEAPFIVRHGGYFYLFTSWDLCCRGLKSTYRTMVGRSKVVTGPYVDEAGKALAEGGGTQILFPNAKWLGPGGESVLMDPKGKDLLVYHAYDAKTGKPSLQISTIDWAGGWPKVGLEK, translated from the coding sequence ATGGCTAAGAGGTGGTTGGCGGCGGTGTTGGCGCTCGGCGTGCTGATGAGTGGGACGGCGTGCCGGGCGGAGGATCCGCATGTGTATGCGCTGACGGGCGACGCGGCGGGGACGCACGATCCTTCGATCATCAAGGAGGGTGGGACGTGGTATGTGTTCGCCACGGGGAAGGCTCCGGGTGGGGGGCAATTCGCGGTGCGGTGCTCGACGGACCTGGAGAAGTGGACGCGGTGTGGGCAGGTGTTCGATGCGATTCCGGGGTGGATTCATGAGAAGAGTCCGGGGACGGAGGAGCTTTGGGCTCCGGATATCTCGTATGGGAACGGCGAGTACAGGATGTACTACGCGTACTCGCTATTTGGGAAGAACACGTCGGGGATTGCGCTGGCGGTGAACAAGACTCTGGATTCGAAGAGCCCGGAGTACAAGTGGGTGGATAAAGGGCTGGTGCTGGAGTCGAAGGCGGAGGACAACTTCAATGCCATCGATCCGAACTTCATCCGGGATGAGAAGGGGCGTGGCTGGCTGGCGTTCGGGAGCTTCTGGGACGGGATCAAGATGAGGCGGCTGGATGATGCTACCGGGCTGGTTTCGAAGGAGGATGGGACCGTTTATGCGTTGGCGCGGCGGGCCATGCCTCCGGGAGCGGCTCCGGCACCTCCGGGATTGCCGCCGGACTGGGAAGCGGTGGAGGCTCCATTTATCGTGCGGCATGGGGGGTACTTTTATCTTTTTACTTCGTGGGACCTTTGCTGCCGCGGGTTGAAGAGCACGTACCGGACGATGGTGGGGCGGTCGAAGGTGGTTACGGGGCCTTATGTCGATGAAGCGGGTAAGGCACTGGCGGAGGGCGGCGGGACGCAGATTTTGTTTCCGAATGCGAAGTGGCTTGGGCCGGGTGGGGAGAGCGTGTTGATGGATCCGAAGGGGAAGGATCTGTTGGTGTATCACGCGTATGACGCGAAGACGGGGAAGCCATCGCTGCAGATCTCGACGATTGACTGGGCGGGTGGGTGGCCGAAGGTGGGGTTGGAGAAGTAG
- a CDS encoding zinc-dependent metalloprotease has protein sequence MRFAYFFCLLAGGGVLSAQTAKTDDVVATPTIAGKTAAMTRMAGLLPLDWDARAGKLYLEVPGFDGKGRSQDYLYADSLPYGTGSNDLGLDRGQTGDGRIVHFERVGPKVLLVEPNLMFRSSATDPAETLAVRQSFPESVLGGFAVAAEDASGAVLVDATEFFLRDVHGVAETLAQRQQGSFKIDPMRSTIALDRTKVFPKNTEVEAVLTFVPDKEKPVSGQFVKDVTPDPQALTVREHQTFLELPGPGYVARRYYPRAGYFPMSYRDYSVPLGGALDQQFIVRHRLVKKDAACKAKCEAVTPIQYYVDRGAPEPIRQALVDGARWWDEAFQAAGWAPGTFKVDLLPADADPMDVRYNIIQWVHRYTRGWSYGAVIADPRTGEIIKGNVTLGSLRGRQDYLIAEALLSPYVAGKTMTAANDPMLAMALARTRQLAAHETGHTLGLAHNFAASAFPHTPEQSVSVMDYPHPWITLDAQGVPDLSHAYGVGIGQWDKVAIDYGYRQFGGKADETAELGKILSTSEKTGMIFITDDDARPFSGAHPHAHLWDNGTDPADELNRILTVRTTALARFSENAIRVGTPVSQLEDTLVPLFLLHRYQTEAAIKEIGGLDYRYQIRGDGQAAPEVVAPETQQKAIAAVLKTLSPDTLTLPEALLTALPPRPPGYPSTRESLPSETGLTFDPIAAAEAAADLTLQVLLDPARASRLVQYHMRVPKAPSLRGLLEAVSKATAERPEGGHTMSSEVERAVEFRATEAMFGLAVNPAASSQARAIARSHIADVYKEMTGAAPLADTAEAIHRAALIERMNEFQRAPEKFVPAKPIDAPPGMPIGADEVM, from the coding sequence ATGCGCTTTGCTTACTTTTTCTGCCTGCTGGCGGGGGGTGGGGTTCTTTCTGCCCAGACCGCCAAGACTGATGACGTGGTTGCGACTCCGACGATTGCGGGGAAGACGGCTGCGATGACGCGGATGGCAGGGTTGCTGCCGCTGGATTGGGATGCGCGGGCGGGGAAGCTCTATCTCGAGGTTCCGGGGTTCGATGGGAAGGGGCGGTCGCAGGATTATCTGTATGCCGATTCCCTGCCCTATGGGACGGGATCGAATGACCTGGGGCTGGATCGGGGGCAGACGGGGGATGGGCGGATCGTCCACTTCGAGCGGGTGGGGCCGAAGGTGCTGCTGGTGGAACCGAACTTGATGTTCCGGTCTTCGGCGACGGATCCGGCGGAGACGCTGGCGGTGCGGCAGTCGTTTCCGGAGTCGGTGCTGGGTGGGTTTGCGGTGGCGGCCGAGGATGCTTCGGGGGCGGTGCTGGTGGATGCCACCGAGTTCTTTCTGCGGGATGTGCATGGGGTGGCGGAGACGCTGGCGCAGAGGCAGCAGGGGAGCTTCAAGATCGATCCGATGCGGTCGACGATCGCGCTGGACCGAACGAAGGTGTTTCCGAAGAACACCGAGGTGGAGGCGGTGCTGACGTTCGTGCCGGATAAAGAGAAGCCGGTGAGCGGGCAGTTTGTGAAGGACGTGACGCCCGATCCGCAGGCGTTGACGGTGCGGGAGCATCAGACGTTTCTGGAGCTGCCGGGGCCGGGGTATGTGGCGCGGCGGTACTATCCGCGGGCGGGGTATTTTCCGATGAGCTATCGGGACTACTCGGTGCCGCTGGGCGGGGCGCTCGATCAGCAGTTTATTGTGCGGCATCGGCTGGTGAAGAAGGATGCGGCTTGCAAGGCGAAGTGCGAGGCGGTGACGCCGATTCAGTACTACGTGGACCGCGGGGCTCCGGAGCCGATACGACAGGCGCTGGTGGATGGGGCTAGATGGTGGGATGAGGCGTTCCAGGCGGCGGGATGGGCTCCGGGGACGTTCAAGGTGGACCTGCTGCCGGCGGATGCGGACCCGATGGATGTGCGGTACAACATCATCCAATGGGTGCACCGGTATACGCGTGGGTGGAGCTATGGGGCGGTGATCGCGGACCCTCGGACGGGCGAGATCATCAAGGGGAACGTGACGCTGGGGAGTTTGCGCGGGCGGCAGGATTATTTGATCGCGGAGGCTTTGCTTTCGCCTTATGTCGCAGGCAAGACGATGACTGCCGCGAACGACCCGATGCTGGCGATGGCGCTCGCCCGCACCAGGCAGCTTGCGGCGCATGAGACGGGACATACGCTTGGGCTGGCGCATAACTTCGCGGCGAGCGCGTTTCCGCATACTCCGGAACAAAGCGTTTCGGTGATGGATTATCCGCATCCATGGATCACGCTGGATGCGCAGGGTGTACCGGATCTCTCGCATGCTTACGGGGTGGGGATCGGGCAGTGGGACAAGGTCGCGATCGACTATGGGTATCGACAGTTCGGGGGGAAGGCGGATGAGACAGCGGAGCTGGGGAAGATCCTGTCGACGTCGGAGAAGACGGGCATGATCTTCATCACGGATGACGATGCGCGGCCATTTTCCGGGGCGCATCCGCATGCGCATCTTTGGGATAACGGAACCGATCCAGCGGATGAGTTGAACCGCATATTGACGGTGCGGACGACGGCCCTGGCGCGGTTCAGTGAGAACGCGATCCGAGTGGGAACGCCGGTGTCGCAACTGGAGGACACGCTTGTGCCTCTGTTCCTGCTGCACCGGTACCAGACGGAGGCGGCGATCAAGGAGATCGGTGGGCTGGACTACCGGTACCAGATTCGCGGGGATGGACAAGCTGCGCCGGAGGTCGTTGCTCCGGAGACACAGCAGAAGGCGATTGCGGCGGTGCTAAAGACGCTCTCTCCGGATACGCTGACGCTGCCGGAGGCACTGCTGACGGCGCTGCCGCCGAGGCCTCCGGGGTATCCGAGTACGCGGGAGTCCTTACCTTCGGAGACGGGGCTTACGTTCGATCCGATAGCCGCGGCAGAGGCCGCCGCGGACCTCACGCTGCAGGTGCTGCTCGATCCTGCAAGGGCGTCGCGGCTGGTGCAGTACCACATGCGGGTTCCGAAGGCTCCGTCGCTGCGCGGGCTGCTGGAGGCGGTGTCCAAGGCTACGGCCGAGAGGCCGGAGGGTGGGCATACGATGTCGTCCGAGGTGGAGCGGGCGGTGGAGTTCCGGGCGACGGAGGCGATGTTCGGGCTGGCGGTGAACCCGGCTGCTTCGAGCCAGGCGCGGGCGATTGCGCGGTCACATATCGCGGATGTTTATAAAGAAATGACCGGGGCGGCTCCGCTTGCGGATACGGCCGAGGCGATCCATCGGGCGGCCCTGATCGAGCGGATGAACGAGTTTCAGCGGGCGCCAGAGAAGTTCGTTCCGGCGAAGCCCATCGACGCTCCACCAGGGATGCCGATTGGCGCTGATGAGGTGATGTAG
- a CDS encoding FadR/GntR family transcriptional regulator — translation MNSRGNLRLNSSADVLNNKDDVTHLLILRFQQMISDGVLGPGTRLPPERELAAHFNVARSSLRQALKVLEIMGVITQKVGDGTYLNRDASSVLAVPMEFLFLLDDTSVHELTELRFLMEPALAAKAAERANADDIALLRQSITDLESSKRDRVKLVASDLLFHRAIFQASGNRLTGRLFHTIHRAMLNMIMVTSQLVDLEHTVAFHKPILAAIEQRNAKLAAELMTAHLTDATDLLAHSREQEKARNLRDHMATTTRAVKTLRIAKPEASRAALRPTRRKATAK, via the coding sequence ATGAATAGCCGGGGTAACCTTCGTCTCAACTCGTCGGCCGACGTTCTCAACAACAAGGACGACGTCACCCACCTGCTCATCCTCCGCTTCCAGCAGATGATCAGCGACGGTGTCCTCGGCCCCGGAACCAGGCTCCCTCCCGAGCGCGAGCTAGCAGCCCACTTCAACGTCGCGCGCTCCTCCCTCCGCCAGGCGCTTAAGGTCCTCGAGATCATGGGAGTCATCACCCAGAAGGTCGGCGATGGAACCTACCTCAACCGCGACGCATCCTCCGTCCTTGCCGTCCCCATGGAGTTCCTTTTCCTCCTCGACGACACCTCCGTCCATGAGCTCACCGAGCTCCGTTTCCTCATGGAGCCGGCGCTCGCCGCCAAGGCCGCCGAGCGCGCCAACGCCGACGACATTGCCCTCCTCCGCCAGTCCATCACCGATCTAGAAAGCAGCAAGCGCGACCGGGTCAAGCTTGTCGCATCCGATCTTCTCTTCCACCGTGCCATCTTCCAGGCATCCGGCAACCGCCTCACCGGCCGCCTCTTCCACACCATCCACCGTGCCATGCTCAACATGATCATGGTGACGTCGCAGCTCGTCGACCTCGAACACACGGTCGCCTTCCACAAGCCCATCCTGGCCGCCATCGAGCAACGCAACGCAAAGCTCGCCGCCGAGCTCATGACCGCGCACCTCACCGACGCCACCGACCTTCTCGCCCACAGCCGCGAGCAGGAGAAGGCCCGCAACCTCCGCGATCACATGGCCACCACCACCCGTGCTGTCAAAACCCTCCGCATCGCGAAACCGGAAGCATCTCGCGCCGCCTTGCGGCCCACCCGCCGCAAAGCCACGGCGAAGTAG
- a CDS encoding TonB-dependent receptor, with product MKIQRLMRATKRVLLGIVMGCVTTMAMGQVETGRFVGRIADSQDASIVGAAVKVTNTATNIVQAAVTDGSGSYVITPVQAGVYVLSVTATGFQTTTTSNIEVQVGQIVREDLTLAVGSSTTVVQVTTTTPLLTTDSATVGQVITNKQLTDLPLNGRGFFRLAELTPGAALLPPTGNSLAIRPEVVDGNTISGIRGSAISFLLDGVDVSEQHQGGTFIQTSIDALQEFSVQQNPYSAEYNRGGAFFNATTKSGTNRFHGGIFEFIRNEKLDARNYFALTRQILKRNQFGGDLGGPLTIPHLYEGKDRTFFFFDYEGQRLRQGLVNNNVVPSNAQRAGNFGSKTIYDPLLTCTVSAANSCNSSAALGTVIKTPFVNNTIPTGRLAPQALAIQAYYPQQNTTTGTFVYNPSQAIDYDQYTVRLDHQINSHNRLFARWIYVTNREVDPNASPFLKTASLTSIGQDIAVGVATNIGADMVNEARVHFLPSHVRLSAFLEGTDFNAQFGVQGLSALLRPGTGGSFPDYAWSGYGSLQGSAFDQRPKSQDRKAAEGTENFTILKGHQSIKFGILVRYYQWLGFDSETYAGQFNFNGNASGDAYADFLLGYPSSVARAYPAANFGGQQTYKQFYGQDDIRVSEKLTLNVGLRYGYSPWLAGYKGQIGTFDPTQAKPIIVSGNGTMPDLTAQYAAPAAYQFFGQYIQTSSQAGLPSNITYTDKTQLGPRVGFSFSATPKTVVRGGFGMFYEPETSGGRVNLDMLPFRLAETVNQTQNVVPARTLGNFFLGTALGSALANPTLVPSKTHLKVGVNEHYSLGVQQQISNKDVAEIAYVANRGVHLNGTDDFNDPTPAPGAIQGRRPYQPWGTITYNTQDVSTNYGSLQAKYEHRAGNGLTGLVAYTYSKFLQYNQSPAIGGNLGYEYALSPFDTPHNLALSGSYELPVGHGKRFLSNSNSIVDKMIGGWQIQSIIVVRSGTPYTPIVSGDVANTGVASQRPNLNPAGKSAAFQRSLAHWFDKTAYVVAPTYTYGQVRANTLRSDVYRQYDGSIFKNFAMPREGVLSFRAEFFNLSNTASFNAPNATIDTSSAGQVTSTSNAPRDIQFALKYNF from the coding sequence ATGAAAATCCAACGGCTCATGCGAGCGACGAAACGTGTTCTGCTTGGGATTGTGATGGGATGCGTGACAACGATGGCGATGGGGCAGGTAGAAACAGGCCGTTTTGTCGGCCGCATTGCTGATTCGCAGGATGCGAGCATTGTGGGCGCGGCGGTGAAGGTGACAAACACCGCGACCAACATTGTGCAGGCGGCCGTGACCGACGGCAGCGGGAGTTACGTGATCACGCCGGTTCAGGCGGGCGTTTACGTCTTGAGCGTTACGGCGACCGGGTTCCAAACGACGACTACATCCAACATCGAGGTGCAGGTAGGCCAGATCGTGAGGGAAGATCTCACGCTCGCCGTCGGTTCTTCAACGACAGTGGTGCAGGTGACGACGACGACCCCCTTGCTGACAACCGATTCGGCAACAGTTGGGCAGGTCATTACGAATAAGCAACTGACTGACCTTCCTCTGAACGGACGCGGATTCTTCCGACTGGCGGAGTTGACTCCGGGAGCGGCGCTACTACCGCCCACCGGGAACTCCCTGGCGATTCGACCGGAGGTGGTGGACGGAAATACGATCAGCGGAATTCGCGGTTCGGCTATTTCGTTCCTGCTCGACGGCGTGGATGTGAGCGAACAGCACCAGGGCGGGACGTTTATCCAGACATCGATCGACGCACTACAGGAGTTCTCCGTACAGCAAAACCCCTATTCCGCGGAGTATAACCGGGGGGGCGCCTTCTTCAATGCGACGACGAAGAGCGGGACGAATCGCTTTCACGGCGGTATCTTTGAGTTCATCCGGAATGAGAAGCTCGACGCACGGAACTACTTTGCACTGACAAGGCAGATTCTGAAACGTAACCAGTTTGGCGGCGATCTGGGTGGCCCGCTCACCATTCCTCATTTATATGAAGGCAAAGATCGGACGTTCTTCTTCTTCGACTATGAAGGCCAAAGGTTGAGACAGGGACTGGTGAACAACAATGTCGTTCCGAGCAATGCACAGCGTGCGGGCAACTTCGGCTCAAAGACGATCTACGATCCCCTGCTAACTTGCACCGTCAGTGCGGCGAATAGTTGCAATTCCTCAGCGGCTTTGGGAACCGTCATCAAAACCCCATTCGTGAACAACACGATCCCGACAGGACGGCTTGCTCCCCAGGCTCTGGCGATCCAGGCTTACTATCCGCAGCAGAACACCACCACGGGAACGTTTGTGTATAACCCGTCGCAAGCGATCGACTATGACCAATACACCGTGAGGTTGGATCACCAGATCAACAGTCACAACAGGTTGTTCGCGCGATGGATCTACGTCACAAATCGAGAGGTCGATCCGAATGCCTCGCCATTCTTGAAAACGGCTTCGCTGACTTCGATCGGGCAGGATATTGCAGTGGGTGTGGCTACAAATATTGGCGCGGATATGGTGAACGAGGCGAGGGTGCATTTTCTACCAAGCCATGTGCGATTGAGCGCGTTCCTGGAGGGTACGGACTTCAATGCGCAATTCGGCGTACAAGGCCTTTCAGCGCTGCTTCGGCCGGGCACGGGTGGATCGTTCCCTGACTACGCGTGGAGCGGGTATGGCTCGCTACAAGGGTCCGCATTCGATCAGAGACCGAAGTCGCAGGATCGGAAGGCAGCGGAAGGGACGGAGAATTTTACAATTCTCAAAGGGCATCAATCGATCAAATTCGGGATATTGGTCCGCTACTACCAATGGCTAGGCTTCGACAGCGAGACCTACGCGGGACAGTTCAACTTCAATGGAAATGCTTCTGGAGATGCCTACGCGGATTTTCTGCTTGGTTACCCTTCATCGGTGGCGCGAGCCTATCCGGCGGCCAACTTCGGAGGGCAGCAGACCTACAAGCAGTTCTATGGTCAGGATGATATTCGTGTAAGTGAGAAGCTTACTTTGAATGTTGGTCTGCGGTATGGATATTCGCCCTGGTTGGCGGGGTATAAGGGGCAGATCGGTACATTCGATCCCACGCAGGCAAAGCCGATTATTGTTTCGGGAAACGGAACAATGCCAGACCTGACGGCGCAGTACGCCGCACCCGCAGCGTATCAGTTCTTCGGGCAATATATCCAAACGAGTAGCCAGGCGGGGTTGCCATCAAATATCACCTACACGGATAAGACACAGTTGGGACCGAGGGTGGGCTTCTCATTCTCTGCTACGCCGAAGACCGTCGTTCGCGGCGGCTTTGGGATGTTCTATGAGCCGGAGACTTCGGGTGGCCGCGTGAACCTCGATATGCTTCCCTTCCGTCTCGCGGAAACAGTGAACCAGACGCAAAACGTAGTTCCAGCGCGAACTCTGGGTAACTTCTTTTTGGGAACCGCACTTGGCTCCGCTCTCGCCAATCCTACGCTGGTGCCGAGTAAGACACACTTGAAGGTAGGCGTGAATGAGCACTACAGCCTAGGGGTGCAGCAACAGATCTCGAATAAGGATGTGGCAGAGATTGCGTATGTCGCAAACCGGGGCGTGCATCTCAATGGTACGGATGACTTCAACGATCCTACGCCAGCTCCAGGTGCGATCCAGGGGCGGAGACCGTATCAGCCTTGGGGAACAATTACTTACAACACTCAGGATGTTTCGACGAACTATGGCTCGCTGCAGGCTAAGTATGAGCATCGCGCGGGAAATGGGTTGACGGGTCTTGTTGCTTACACCTATTCAAAATTCCTTCAGTACAACCAGTCCCCCGCGATTGGCGGGAACCTCGGATACGAGTACGCGCTATCGCCCTTCGATACTCCGCACAACCTCGCGCTGAGCGGGAGTTACGAGTTGCCAGTTGGACACGGCAAGCGGTTTCTGAGCAACTCGAACTCGATCGTGGACAAAATGATCGGAGGGTGGCAGATCCAATCAATCATCGTCGTGCGAAGCGGAACGCCATACACGCCAATTGTATCGGGCGATGTTGCAAATACGGGCGTGGCGAGCCAAAGGCCCAATTTGAACCCGGCAGGTAAGAGCGCGGCGTTCCAGCGCTCGCTTGCGCACTGGTTCGATAAGACGGCCTACGTCGTGGCTCCCACGTATACCTATGGCCAGGTTAGGGCCAATACGCTTCGCAGCGACGTCTATCGGCAGTATGACGGCTCTATTTTCAAGAACTTCGCAATGCCAAGAGAGGGCGTTCTTTCGTTCCGGGCGGAGTTTTTCAACCTTTCGAATACAGCAAGCTTCAACGCACCAAACGCTACGATCGATACCAGTTCCGCCGGTCAGGTGACGAGCACGTCTAATGCGCCACGGGATATTCAATTCGCCCTGAAGTACAACTTCTAA
- a CDS encoding GH39 family glycosyl hydrolase yields MRVFFDRMRGVGAVALTVGAYLSAYAQGTVPPPAPASSQAPVVIGVDLARIVGPYKPIYSWFGYDEANYTTMRHGTELLKELHDLSPAPVYIRAHHLLTSGDGVAELKFSSTNVYSEDADGKPVYDFKIFDGIFDAYKAAGVRPMVELGFMPKDLAADLPNRHEPYQVHYPKSTISGKSNNPPKDYAKWGELARVVTAHLVERYGKETVLQWYFEVWNEPDIDYWHTTPEEYWKLYDYAVAGVRAALPGARVGGPASTSPGNPKAYGFLKNFLDHVDTGKSAANGKALPMDFISFHAKGFPTIKEGKVTMGLNREMKDADQGFDLISKYPKFRNLPIIISEADPEGCAACSSKVNPANNYRNGTLYPAYTAAAFKGLFELQDRHKVNLLSMLSWSFEFEDKDYFEGFRSLATNGVDKPVLNVFRMFALMSGNRVMTTSSGQVPLDTLLSTGVRENADVDALATMGDREAAVLAWNYHDVDGAAEATSVNVAIAGIPSNVHRVLLEHYRLDDTHSNAYTIWKGMGSPQHPTTEQYAQLKAAGQLELFSSPEWVDVEHGQVRLTTELPRQSVSLLHLKW; encoded by the coding sequence GTGAGGGTTTTCTTTGATCGGATGCGAGGGGTGGGAGCAGTGGCTCTCACCGTTGGGGCCTACCTAAGCGCCTATGCACAGGGCACAGTTCCGCCGCCGGCTCCGGCTTCTTCGCAAGCGCCTGTTGTAATCGGGGTAGACCTTGCGAGAATCGTGGGCCCTTATAAGCCGATCTATAGCTGGTTCGGCTATGACGAAGCGAACTACACGACGATGCGGCATGGGACGGAGTTGCTGAAGGAGCTGCACGACCTTAGTCCGGCACCGGTGTATATCCGAGCCCATCACCTGCTGACCTCGGGGGACGGTGTGGCTGAGCTGAAGTTCAGCTCGACCAATGTGTACTCGGAAGATGCAGATGGGAAGCCGGTGTATGACTTCAAGATCTTTGACGGGATCTTCGATGCCTATAAAGCTGCGGGCGTGCGGCCGATGGTGGAGTTGGGATTCATGCCGAAGGATCTTGCCGCGGACCTTCCGAATCGGCACGAGCCTTACCAGGTCCACTATCCGAAAAGCACTATCTCGGGAAAGTCAAACAACCCTCCGAAGGACTACGCGAAATGGGGAGAGCTTGCACGTGTGGTGACGGCTCACCTCGTGGAGCGCTATGGCAAGGAGACGGTGCTGCAGTGGTACTTCGAGGTCTGGAACGAGCCGGATATTGACTACTGGCACACGACACCAGAGGAGTACTGGAAGCTCTACGACTATGCCGTCGCGGGGGTTCGAGCGGCGCTTCCGGGAGCGAGGGTCGGCGGCCCGGCCTCGACAAGCCCCGGGAATCCAAAAGCATATGGCTTCCTGAAGAATTTTCTTGATCATGTGGATACAGGAAAGAGCGCGGCCAATGGTAAGGCGCTACCGATGGACTTCATTTCGTTTCATGCCAAGGGCTTTCCGACGATCAAAGAAGGCAAGGTCACGATGGGACTAAACCGCGAGATGAAGGATGCAGACCAGGGGTTTGATCTTATCTCGAAGTACCCAAAGTTCAGGAACCTGCCAATCATCATCAGCGAGGCAGATCCTGAAGGGTGCGCGGCTTGTTCATCGAAAGTCAACCCGGCGAACAACTATCGGAATGGAACCCTTTATCCGGCGTATACGGCCGCGGCTTTCAAGGGACTGTTTGAACTGCAGGATCGACACAAAGTGAATCTACTCTCGATGCTGAGCTGGTCGTTCGAGTTTGAAGATAAGGATTACTTTGAAGGGTTTCGATCGCTGGCGACGAACGGGGTTGATAAGCCGGTGCTCAACGTCTTCCGCATGTTCGCGCTGATGTCGGGAAATCGCGTGATGACGACGAGCTCGGGGCAGGTGCCGCTCGATACGCTGCTGAGTACGGGTGTTCGTGAGAATGCCGATGTGGATGCGCTGGCAACCATGGGAGATCGCGAGGCGGCGGTGCTGGCGTGGAACTATCACGACGTCGATGGGGCAGCGGAGGCTACCTCGGTGAATGTTGCGATCGCAGGGATCCCGAGTAATGTGCATCGGGTCTTGCTCGAGCACTACAGGCTCGATGACACGCACAGCAATGCCTACACGATATGGAAAGGTATGGGTTCGCCGCAACATCCTACGACGGAGCAGTACGCACAATTGAAGGCAGCGGGTCAGCTCGAGTTGTTCAGTTCGCCTGAGTGGGTCGATGTCGAGCATGGCCAGGTAAGGCTTACGACGGAACTTCCCCGGCAGTCGGTCTCGCTGCTTCACCTGAAGTGGTAG